A region of Candidatus Bathyarchaeia archaeon DNA encodes the following proteins:
- a CDS encoding 4Fe-4S dicluster domain-containing protein, which translates to MSETNLIWIYRDYQRCSGCRRCEVVCSIKHEGKIWPEASRVRVFMLIPGIEVPHLCSQCHDYPCVEACPVGALSASKETGAVLVDREKCIACGRCIDACPGKIPYIHPTDNYAVICDLCGGDPECVKACSEGGWNALQLVRGSAGYNAKLYARTPEEITRDLARVIYGEEIAEEI; encoded by the coding sequence ATGAGCGAAACTAACCTAATTTGGATTTACAGGGATTATCAACGCTGTAGCGGCTGCAGAAGATGCGAAGTAGTCTGCTCAATTAAGCATGAAGGGAAAATATGGCCTGAAGCGTCAAGAGTCAGGGTTTTCATGCTTATTCCGGGAATAGAGGTGCCTCATCTATGCTCCCAATGCCACGATTATCCGTGCGTTGAAGCTTGCCCAGTCGGAGCCTTATCGGCGAGCAAAGAGACCGGTGCTGTTCTAGTTGACAGGGAGAAATGTATTGCTTGTGGCCGATGCATCGACGCTTGCCCCGGCAAGATTCCATATATTCATCCAACTGATAATTACGCCGTTATATGCGACCTATGCGGTGGAGATCCGGAGTGCGTTAAAGCCTGCAGCGAGGGCGGCTGGAACGCGTTACAGCTCGTTAGGGGGTCTGCTGGCTATAACGCTAAACTATATGCGAGAACCCCGGAAGAGATAACTAGGGATTTAGCTAGAGTCATATATGGTGAGGAGATAGCGGAGGAGATTTGA
- a CDS encoding CPBP family intramembrane glutamic endopeptidase produces the protein MDRLMFRIVVFYAASSLAALLLDILTLYGLLPSILWGFIRMWSVALSATLCLAMFKDGVHAKMRKFLSFPASLFKLYLVAPLTVYAALGIYIALANFFGLFDFSAYIDLIAEAAGSSVTGGQAEALAYVQIAVAYLAAVTLNMVFALGEEIGWRGYLYDLLGSKPTATTALIIGVLWGLWHSPATILLGYNYQVNRLIGMFLFTILAILFTYPQILITSRAEGSVLPASSLHGAINSIWGLTLVASRALSETREILLGLGFMGIAAWTILDAALYMLKLRSFRRK, from the coding sequence ATGGATAGGTTAATGTTTAGAATCGTTGTCTTCTACGCAGCGTCTTCCTTGGCTGCGCTACTATTAGACATTCTGACTCTTTATGGATTGTTGCCGTCGATTCTATGGGGCTTCATCAGGATGTGGAGCGTAGCCCTATCGGCCACATTATGTCTAGCCATGTTTAAGGATGGCGTCCACGCTAAGATGAGAAAGTTTCTGTCTTTCCCAGCCTCTCTCTTCAAACTATACTTGGTGGCGCCGCTCACAGTTTACGCGGCTCTAGGAATTTATATCGCCTTAGCTAACTTTTTCGGGCTATTCGACTTCTCCGCCTACATCGACTTAATTGCTGAAGCAGCCGGATCCAGCGTAACAGGAGGGCAGGCGGAGGCTCTGGCATACGTCCAGATAGCTGTAGCATATTTGGCCGCGGTAACATTGAACATGGTCTTCGCGCTGGGAGAAGAGATTGGTTGGAGAGGCTACCTCTATGACCTGCTTGGCTCTAAGCCCACCGCTACTACGGCCTTAATTATAGGTGTCTTATGGGGGCTATGGCACTCCCCGGCAACAATCCTCTTAGGCTACAATTATCAGGTTAACAGGCTTATTGGCATGTTTCTCTTCACAATACTGGCAATATTATTCACCTATCCTCAAATATTGATAACCAGTAGGGCTGAGGGAAGCGTTCTTCCAGCCTCCTCGCTCCACGGGGCCATAAATTCAATATGGGGTTTAACCCTAGTCGCGTCAAGGGCGCTGAGTGAGACTAGAGAAATATTGCTGGGTTTAGGTTTTATGGGCATAGCGGCATGGACTATATTGGACGCTGCGCTTTACATGCTTAAACTCAGATCCTTTAGGCGTAAATGA
- a CDS encoding aldehyde ferredoxin oxidoreductase C-terminal domain-containing protein, whose product MKGYAGKFLEVDLSSGNIRETRISEDVLRQYIGGRGLASKILWDRLGNRWSEVDPLGPENILLVLTGPLTGFAPGGRICVSGKSPQSNGIVGSTVGGEFPIDLRCAGYDGIIFTGKSEKPVYLLIKDSDIELKDASHVWGKGAKETVLTLVKEARKEFESRYRGRGLLKESSMLYIGPAGERLCRAAAVLAKWSHAAGYGGYGAVMGSKGLKAILAKGTGPLPEVHDAEKTMECINRIIKASLSAEFFRRWGTGSGGYAVGAETSSEPIMNWQEEWHDEKSFGVDKFEPFWVKKFWGDYGCATTCLKLAVINFGPFKGSITDNPDYENQAYLGPNLGIFKPEGNIYLTALIDELGFCGIQAGNLLAFAAELYQRGILTREDLGGIELNWGDAKAFSDLLKMIIERRGIGDVLAEGTYRAALKISKMKGVDVTKYAVTSKGIAIGAHGIRSEKDYPHYVSYPCSVQGGDHTSVAYIPLDHGNSELNSILYDSGVVCWFNFFSKEAQEALWGLMEAVTGWKITPDEWFNVMSRRILNIQRAVLLLGGPDLRWDPRIHDDVPQRWYEPLSRGPYSGKAVDKTRIEESVKEYYRAAGWDERGIPTTEELKRLGLDDVDKKLEEIRRALS is encoded by the coding sequence ATGAAGGGGTACGCTGGCAAGTTTCTCGAAGTCGACCTCTCTTCAGGAAACATAAGGGAGACTAGGATCAGCGAAGATGTTCTCAGACAATATATAGGCGGAAGGGGGTTAGCGTCCAAAATCCTTTGGGATCGCCTCGGAAACAGATGGAGCGAGGTAGATCCATTAGGTCCAGAGAATATTCTTCTGGTGCTCACTGGTCCGCTCACCGGCTTCGCTCCAGGAGGCAGGATCTGCGTTTCAGGCAAATCGCCGCAGAGTAACGGTATAGTCGGCTCAACAGTTGGAGGCGAGTTTCCAATAGACCTTAGGTGCGCTGGCTACGATGGGATAATATTCACCGGTAAATCTGAGAAGCCAGTTTATCTACTGATTAAGGATTCAGATATCGAGTTGAAGGATGCAAGCCACGTTTGGGGCAAGGGCGCAAAGGAAACAGTGTTAACTTTAGTTAAGGAGGCCAGAAAAGAATTTGAGAGTAGATATCGTGGCCGCGGCCTCTTAAAGGAGTCGTCGATGCTGTATATCGGTCCCGCTGGTGAAAGGCTATGTAGAGCCGCGGCGGTTCTAGCTAAGTGGTCGCATGCAGCCGGATATGGCGGTTATGGAGCGGTTATGGGATCAAAGGGGCTTAAGGCGATTTTAGCTAAGGGGACAGGGCCTCTTCCAGAAGTGCATGACGCGGAGAAAACCATGGAGTGTATCAATAGGATCATTAAGGCTTCTCTCAGCGCGGAGTTCTTTAGGCGATGGGGCACTGGCTCCGGCGGCTACGCTGTCGGCGCAGAGACGAGCTCAGAGCCAATTATGAATTGGCAGGAAGAGTGGCATGACGAGAAGAGCTTCGGCGTCGACAAATTTGAGCCTTTCTGGGTTAAGAAGTTCTGGGGCGACTACGGTTGCGCCACAACATGCCTAAAGCTTGCTGTCATTAATTTTGGGCCGTTTAAAGGCTCTATAACCGATAACCCCGACTATGAGAATCAGGCTTATCTTGGCCCGAACCTTGGCATATTTAAGCCTGAGGGAAACATTTATTTGACGGCGCTTATAGATGAGCTGGGCTTCTGCGGGATCCAAGCTGGCAACCTGCTGGCCTTCGCCGCCGAGCTTTATCAGAGGGGCATATTAACTAGGGAAGATTTAGGGGGCATAGAGCTTAATTGGGGTGACGCTAAGGCGTTCTCAGACCTGCTGAAAATGATTATTGAGCGAAGAGGCATAGGAGATGTTCTCGCCGAGGGAACATATAGGGCTGCGTTGAAGATCAGTAAGATGAAGGGCGTGGACGTTACGAAATATGCTGTAACATCTAAGGGCATAGCCATAGGCGCACACGGCATAAGGAGCGAAAAAGATTATCCACACTACGTGTCTTATCCATGCTCAGTTCAGGGAGGAGACCACACTTCTGTCGCCTACATACCGCTGGACCATGGAAACAGCGAGCTTAATTCGATCCTATATGATTCGGGTGTCGTATGCTGGTTCAACTTCTTCAGCAAAGAGGCGCAAGAAGCATTATGGGGATTAATGGAGGCCGTCACAGGCTGGAAGATCACCCCGGATGAATGGTTTAACGTGATGTCCCGTAGGATACTGAATATCCAGAGGGCTGTGCTCCTTCTCGGAGGGCCGGATTTAAGGTGGGATCCGAGAATCCATGATGATGTCCCGCAGAGGTGGTATGAGCCGCTGAGTAGGGGTCCTTACAGCGGGAAAGCTGTGGATAAGACGAGAATAGAGGAGAGCGTGAAGGAGTACTATAGGGCTGCTGGATGGGATGAGAGAGGCATACCGACAACCGAGGAGCTTAAACGTTTAGGATTAGACGACGTGGATAAAAAGCTGGAGGAAATTAGGCGGGCGCTCAGCTAA
- a CDS encoding transcription initiation factor IIB: MEEENVEVRPVQMVVVDKCPECGSTNLISDPDTGEIICSNCGLVIQESIMDKGPEWRAFTQEEKESRSRVGIPTSFSVHDKGLSTAIDKINRDALGRKLPLNVRLQMWRLRKWQIRSRVHSSIDRNLAQAMTEIDRLSDKLAIPSSVKEKAAVIYRKALDQGLVRGRSIAAIAAASLYAACRLTGTPRNLREISEASLVGRKDVARCYRLLLRELNLAMPIADPTIYIPKIAEKASVSGHVQTTALKILNEAKRKHISAGKDPIGLAAAAIYIAAYLSGEKKTQKEIADAAGVTEVTVRNRYKTLKKQLHLEIPD; encoded by the coding sequence ATGGAGGAAGAAAATGTTGAGGTAAGACCCGTGCAGATGGTTGTGGTAGATAAGTGTCCTGAATGCGGTAGCACTAATCTTATTAGTGACCCTGACACTGGCGAGATTATTTGTAGTAATTGCGGTTTAGTTATCCAGGAGTCCATTATGGATAAAGGCCCTGAATGGAGGGCTTTCACGCAAGAGGAGAAGGAGAGCCGTAGCCGAGTTGGCATACCAACGTCCTTCTCGGTTCATGATAAGGGATTATCCACCGCGATCGATAAGATTAATCGCGACGCATTAGGTCGGAAACTTCCTTTGAACGTTAGGCTGCAGATGTGGCGGTTAAGGAAGTGGCAGATAAGGTCAAGGGTTCACTCATCAATTGATAGGAATCTAGCTCAAGCTATGACTGAAATCGATAGGCTATCAGATAAACTCGCTATCCCATCTTCAGTCAAAGAGAAAGCCGCTGTAATATATCGCAAAGCTCTAGATCAAGGGCTGGTCAGAGGCAGATCAATAGCGGCTATAGCGGCAGCCTCCCTCTATGCTGCATGCAGATTAACTGGCACACCAAGAAACCTTAGGGAGATATCTGAGGCTAGCCTAGTTGGAAGAAAAGATGTTGCCAGATGCTATAGGCTACTTCTACGTGAGCTTAACTTAGCAATGCCGATAGCTGACCCAACCATATACATACCGAAGATAGCTGAAAAAGCCAGCGTTTCAGGCCATGTGCAAACAACAGCACTGAAAATACTGAACGAAGCGAAAAGAAAGCATATTTCAGCCGGTAAAGACCCTATAGGTTTGGCTGCGGCAGCGATCTATATCGCAGCCTACTTATCTGGGGAGAAAAAGACTCAGAAGGAGATAGCTGACGCCGCTGGCGTAACCGAAGTCACGGTTAGAAATCGCTATAAGACTTTAAAGAAGCAGCTACATTTAGAGATACCTGACTAG
- a CDS encoding translation initiation factor, producing the protein MVDICSICGLPKDICVCGEIHKEQQKIKIRLETRKFRKAMTLIEGLDSKDIDLSRLAQKMKTHCACGGTAKNGQIMLQGDQREKVYQLLIQMGYPKENIEVQ; encoded by the coding sequence ATGGTGGATATTTGCTCGATATGCGGGCTTCCAAAAGATATATGTGTTTGTGGAGAGATCCATAAAGAGCAGCAGAAGATTAAGATCCGGCTGGAAACAAGGAAATTTCGGAAAGCAATGACGTTGATTGAGGGCTTAGACAGCAAAGACATAGATCTTAGCCGTTTAGCGCAAAAAATGAAAACTCACTGCGCATGTGGCGGCACAGCTAAGAATGGGCAAATAATGCTGCAGGGAGATCAGAGGGAGAAGGTTTATCAGCTGCTAATTCAGATGGGTTATCCGAAAGAGAATATTGAAGTGCAGTAA
- a CDS encoding ABC transporter permease, which yields MEFGSNRKLCGAKIGMIARSEVGGRISEQQIIVAETDPYGFFEIYLDGPQDYTLFAYYNDDSTPGIDYLPAYRIVSLREEPQYVNFSLLPGASVNLVGDPFFSPDENAFLIEVKDEGDLLETVSSNIEGRLLESLGSSIRVFETRFTLRDSRVVFAPSGVKVKIEVNVFRRIGMGIIRTANFTVPFDGYLNLSRGSQTTIDLKSQRLNIEAYISIPALIDEVRLLTEKIGVLSTYERSKLSDAEKLLAEARAFIEQKNYVDAQANLYESYLLLTDARAALIDIFQNSASSTIFVTLLIGISSSAIGAIMFKDRFRRVLASSAAYILLVSVLYYMYPGYVFIQDPAYSFLAKSIGSPITVLVILFSSFAVGFILVNAPYNYGERSDRRTLSIRSAIIAVFSIAAENLKRRRFRTLLVMTIVLVSVTAFISLTSISYEGGFITDRIRKKAPSQGILLFQRSNNSETHPFGPIEPYILEWLGKSDKVRLMSVLLKNFPQVSPRAYVSPPPLGEIINPKLKLNYSATGVIGLKPSLESELIGINRIVGEGDGRFLEDDDLDGVLISREASEHLNVKAGDRVVFCGINFTVIGIFDSAKLRDIIDLDGDPVLPKEVFAISLDGGLAHIPRYVAPESTVIMVSEAASKLPLKIVAARAIVRTQRIEDMVPLARALALTFQRVETFVSFGDEIIHFYIGNRLVSYGFTESLMLLILASLNIGVTLLNSVYERRREIMTLSTIGLNPTQISAVFMAEALIIAFIAGSLGYLLGLVGYYIFFSLSLSSLVVKYKVEAIWGAFALLFSASSSMIGALLPSLKASIMATPSLLRKFVVPGESEKKDKWCLEIPIKIVNDEELLKFTDFMETRLREYGEPVYLEERVDGVVLEGERSVPESLSIKFHYKYGSDDVNTRNKLFAVKNEDGTYTINLSVESLLPHKRRNVWQTAAFIRRLALEYTETGKGGKEQQ from the coding sequence ATGGAGTTCGGCAGCAATCGAAAGTTATGCGGGGCTAAAATCGGCATGATTGCTAGATCTGAAGTCGGTGGACGAATATCTGAGCAACAAATAATTGTAGCTGAAACGGATCCCTACGGATTTTTCGAGATTTATCTAGATGGCCCCCAAGACTACACGCTCTTCGCGTATTACAATGATGATTCAACACCGGGAATAGATTATCTTCCAGCATACAGGATTGTGTCTTTGAGGGAAGAGCCACAGTACGTAAACTTTTCGCTTCTACCGGGAGCCTCGGTTAATCTAGTTGGGGATCCGTTCTTTTCACCGGATGAGAACGCATTTCTAATTGAAGTGAAGGATGAGGGTGATCTTTTAGAGACCGTTAGCTCAAACATTGAGGGTAGGCTTCTAGAATCTCTTGGTTCAAGCATACGGGTATTTGAGACAAGGTTCACGTTAAGGGACAGCAGGGTTGTTTTCGCCCCCTCGGGTGTAAAAGTGAAGATAGAGGTTAACGTATTTAGGAGGATTGGTATGGGAATTATTAGAACAGCGAATTTCACGGTTCCATTCGACGGATACTTGAATCTTAGCAGAGGGAGCCAAACCACAATAGACCTAAAATCTCAGAGATTAAACATCGAAGCCTACATCAGCATACCGGCTCTAATTGATGAAGTTAGGTTGCTGACTGAGAAAATAGGTGTTCTCTCCACATATGAGAGATCTAAGCTCTCTGATGCGGAAAAGCTTCTAGCTGAAGCGAGGGCGTTCATTGAGCAAAAGAATTATGTTGATGCGCAAGCGAATCTCTACGAATCGTATTTACTGCTTACGGATGCGAGAGCCGCGCTCATAGACATATTTCAGAACTCAGCGTCTTCAACAATATTTGTCACCTTGCTTATCGGAATCTCTTCTTCGGCTATAGGAGCAATCATGTTTAAAGATAGATTTAGGAGGGTTTTAGCGAGCTCAGCGGCGTATATTCTTCTCGTCTCGGTGCTATACTACATGTATCCAGGCTACGTTTTTATTCAGGACCCAGCTTACAGTTTTCTAGCTAAATCGATTGGCAGCCCTATAACAGTCCTCGTAATACTATTTTCCTCTTTTGCCGTAGGCTTCATTCTAGTTAACGCGCCTTACAATTACGGGGAGAGAAGCGATAGGAGAACATTATCTATTAGAAGCGCAATCATCGCTGTTTTCTCAATAGCCGCCGAGAACTTGAAGAGAAGAAGGTTCAGAACCCTTCTAGTAATGACTATAGTTCTGGTTTCCGTTACTGCATTCATATCACTAACATCAATATCCTATGAGGGCGGCTTCATAACTGATAGAATTCGGAAAAAAGCCCCTTCACAAGGCATTCTACTATTCCAGCGTTCAAATAACAGCGAGACTCACCCCTTCGGTCCCATTGAGCCATACATCTTAGAGTGGCTTGGTAAGAGTGATAAAGTGCGTTTAATGTCAGTTCTACTGAAAAATTTCCCGCAGGTAAGCCCCCGCGCTTATGTTTCGCCTCCGCCCCTCGGTGAAATCATAAACCCGAAGCTTAAACTTAACTATAGTGCAACGGGCGTTATAGGCTTAAAACCTAGCTTGGAATCCGAGTTAATAGGGATAAACCGTATTGTCGGCGAAGGTGACGGAAGATTCCTAGAGGATGATGATTTAGACGGCGTGTTAATCAGCAGGGAGGCGAGCGAGCATCTGAATGTTAAAGCAGGCGATAGGGTAGTTTTTTGCGGAATCAACTTTACCGTTATAGGTATATTTGATAGCGCAAAACTAAGGGATATTATTGACCTGGACGGCGACCCTGTTCTTCCAAAGGAGGTTTTTGCAATATCCCTCGACGGCGGCTTAGCCCATATTCCCAGATATGTGGCTCCAGAGAGCACTGTGATAATGGTTAGCGAGGCGGCTTCTAAGCTCCCGTTGAAAATCGTCGCGGCAAGAGCTATTGTCCGAACCCAGAGGATTGAGGATATGGTTCCTTTAGCCCGCGCCCTAGCGCTCACTTTTCAGAGGGTTGAAACGTTTGTCTCGTTTGGCGACGAAATAATACATTTCTACATAGGCAACAGGCTGGTTAGCTACGGGTTCACCGAGAGCCTTATGCTTTTGATTCTAGCTTCACTAAACATTGGGGTCACATTACTCAACTCTGTTTACGAGCGTAGGCGTGAAATAATGACCCTATCGACAATAGGCTTAAATCCCACGCAGATATCCGCCGTGTTTATGGCGGAAGCGCTTATAATAGCTTTCATAGCTGGAAGCCTAGGCTACCTGCTCGGCCTAGTGGGCTACTATATTTTCTTCAGCCTCTCCCTATCAAGCCTCGTGGTCAAATATAAGGTTGAGGCTATTTGGGGAGCCTTCGCGCTACTCTTCTCAGCCTCCTCCTCGATGATTGGGGCATTACTGCCTTCATTAAAAGCATCAATTATGGCAACCCCCTCGCTGCTCAGAAAATTCGTTGTGCCCGGCGAAAGCGAGAAGAAAGATAAATGGTGCCTTGAAATCCCCATAAAGATCGTTAACGACGAGGAGCTGCTAAAATTCACGGATTTCATGGAGACTAGGCTCAGAGAGTACGGTGAACCCGTCTATCTTGAGGAGAGAGTGGACGGCGTTGTTCTTGAAGGAGAAAGAAGCGTCCCGGAGAGCCTAAGCATAAAATTCCACTATAAGTATGGATCCGACGACGTGAACACGAGAAATAAGCTTTTTGCCGTAAAAAATGAGGACGGCACCTACACGATAAATCTATCTGTAGAAAGCCTGCTACCCCATAAAAGGAGAAATGTCTGGCAGACGGCAGCGTTCATTAGGCGCTTAGCACTAGAGTACACGGAGACGGGGAAAGGGGGAAAGGAGCAGCAATAG
- a CDS encoding pyruvate kinase alpha/beta domain-containing protein, whose protein sequence is MIVEKIVYFESGGKHNTDDTLKLAREKAAEKGIKNVVLASITGFSAEKALEAFKDTGVKLTVVSLRGPPGSPFPGFPESLRLRLLGEGHNFCYASDIKYHFPEDVQKALCRFSEGLKVCVEVTLIATDAGFLQPREEVIALGGTGRLGYERGGGLDTAIIIEAIKSKDFLNLETIFGKKEERRKIKEIICKPR, encoded by the coding sequence ATGATCGTTGAGAAGATCGTTTATTTTGAGAGTGGCGGGAAGCATAATACCGATGATACGCTTAAGCTGGCTAGGGAAAAAGCCGCCGAGAAAGGCATAAAAAACGTTGTGTTAGCCTCAATCACAGGTTTTTCAGCCGAAAAAGCCCTAGAAGCCTTCAAGGACACGGGCGTCAAGCTAACTGTTGTGAGTTTAAGGGGTCCGCCAGGTTCACCTTTCCCAGGTTTCCCTGAAAGTTTGAGGTTAAGGCTTTTGGGGGAGGGGCACAACTTCTGTTATGCGTCAGACATTAAGTATCATTTTCCAGAGGATGTTCAGAAGGCTCTCTGCAGGTTCTCTGAGGGGCTGAAGGTCTGCGTTGAAGTGACGCTTATAGCGACAGATGCGGGCTTCCTTCAGCCGAGGGAAGAGGTTATAGCTTTAGGCGGAACCGGTAGGCTTGGATACGAGAGGGGCGGTGGACTAGACACAGCGATAATTATTGAGGCGATTAAGAGCAAAGACTTCCTTAACCTAGAAACAATCTTCGGTAAGAAGGAGGAGAGAAGAAAAATTAAGGAGATAATATGTAAACCAAGATGA
- a CDS encoding amidohydrolase, giving the protein MRADIVIRNCMIVTMNRTADLIKQGLIAIKDGLITYVGKTSEAPTFEADVFLDGSKKIAMPGLINCHTHAAMSLFRGVAEDKDLNSWLRETIWPLESRLKPEDIYYGSLLSCVEMIKSGTTCFSDMYFHEDMVAKAVEETGMRCVLSPGIIDAGGGLLGEILLKEAVRIARKYDRSANSRIFVMLGPHALYSCSPKLLRQVGEKASALNIGIHIHLAESESESAKIRETFGKSEVELLSELGLLRPNLLAAHCIHLSDADIMLMAKHDVKAVYNPVSNMKLSSGAPRIKDLLDAGVTVGLGTDGPASNNILDMFDTMKIAALLQKSRYGDPRVLPARKVVEMATRDGAKALCLGDLIGSIEVGRRADIILIDFSKPHLAPLHDVYAALVYSARGSDVSTVIIDGKVVMDERRVISVDENEVMDKAEKTAYDLLSRKDPIKDLAWKCIKKSGFHKRG; this is encoded by the coding sequence ATGAGGGCTGATATAGTTATACGTAATTGCATGATAGTGACGATGAATAGAACAGCGGATTTAATAAAGCAGGGGCTAATCGCCATAAAAGATGGCTTGATAACCTATGTTGGAAAGACATCTGAGGCCCCGACATTCGAGGCCGATGTTTTCCTCGATGGAAGCAAAAAGATCGCTATGCCCGGCCTAATTAACTGCCACACCCATGCAGCGATGTCGCTTTTCAGGGGGGTTGCGGAAGACAAGGATCTAAATTCTTGGTTGAGGGAAACCATATGGCCGCTTGAATCAAGGCTTAAGCCTGAAGACATCTACTATGGTTCGCTCCTCAGCTGTGTTGAAATGATTAAGAGTGGAACAACTTGTTTTTCAGACATGTACTTCCATGAGGATATGGTTGCAAAAGCCGTTGAGGAGACTGGAATGAGATGCGTCCTATCGCCTGGAATAATCGATGCTGGGGGTGGACTGCTCGGTGAAATCCTTCTCAAAGAAGCCGTGAGGATCGCTAGAAAATATGATCGAAGCGCAAATAGTAGGATATTTGTTATGCTTGGGCCTCATGCATTATATTCCTGCAGCCCAAAATTACTTAGGCAGGTTGGCGAGAAAGCGAGCGCCCTTAATATTGGCATACATATACATCTAGCGGAATCGGAGAGCGAGTCCGCCAAGATAAGGGAGACTTTCGGCAAAAGCGAGGTTGAACTGTTAAGTGAGCTAGGTCTCCTCAGACCCAACTTGTTGGCGGCTCACTGCATCCATCTCTCAGATGCAGACATTATGCTTATGGCTAAACATGATGTTAAAGCCGTTTACAATCCAGTATCCAACATGAAGCTGTCTTCAGGGGCGCCTAGAATTAAAGACCTTTTGGATGCCGGGGTAACTGTTGGGCTTGGAACTGATGGGCCTGCCAGCAACAACATTCTAGATATGTTTGACACCATGAAGATCGCTGCGTTACTTCAGAAATCTAGGTACGGAGACCCGCGTGTTCTGCCGGCTAGAAAGGTTGTTGAGATGGCTACAAGGGATGGTGCTAAGGCCCTATGTCTAGGCGACTTGATCGGTTCAATTGAGGTCGGCAGGAGAGCCGACATAATATTGATAGACTTCAGTAAGCCTCATTTAGCTCCGCTACACGACGTTTATGCGGCGCTTGTCTATTCGGCGCGTGGAAGCGACGTCAGTACCGTCATCATTGACGGAAAAGTAGTTATGGATGAAAGGCGCGTGATAAGCGTGGATGAAAATGAGGTCATGGATAAGGCTGAGAAAACCGCTTACGATTTGCTAAGCCGAAAAGACCCCATAAAAGACTTGGCTTGGAAATGCATAAAGAAAAGTGGTTTTCATAAAAGGGGATAG
- a CDS encoding class I SAM-dependent methyltransferase, translated as MRFKEIFYGGLSFLVFDGVYEPAEDTFLLARNLVVHDGERVLDVGTGCGMLAILAAFKASRVLAIDINPYAVRCARENARRNGVLGKIDFICGSLFEPLRANLLFDLILFNAPYLPVEEEPVSWLEYAWAGGRDGRKIIDAFLERFSEHLKPGGRLLLVQSSLSGVEKTISTLADKGYRVEVTDTVKSFFETIVLIKAVKPQR; from the coding sequence ATGCGTTTTAAAGAGATCTTTTATGGAGGGTTGAGTTTCCTCGTGTTTGATGGGGTTTATGAGCCTGCTGAGGATACTTTTCTCCTTGCTAGGAACCTCGTTGTCCATGATGGTGAAAGAGTTTTGGATGTGGGGACTGGGTGCGGCATGCTGGCCATTCTAGCAGCCTTTAAGGCCTCGCGTGTTTTAGCCATCGACATAAATCCTTACGCCGTTAGATGCGCGAGGGAGAATGCTAGGAGAAACGGCGTTCTTGGAAAAATTGATTTTATATGTGGGAGCCTATTTGAGCCTCTCAGAGCAAACTTATTGTTCGACCTCATATTGTTTAACGCGCCCTACCTGCCCGTGGAAGAAGAGCCTGTGAGCTGGCTTGAGTACGCTTGGGCTGGTGGAAGAGATGGGCGGAAAATTATAGACGCTTTCCTCGAGCGCTTCTCTGAACACTTGAAGCCGGGCGGAAGGCTTCTCTTAGTTCAATCCTCATTATCAGGAGTAGAGAAGACCATATCAACGCTAGCGGATAAAGGTTATAGGGTTGAGGTTACTGACACTGTTAAATCGTTTTTTGAGACCATAGTGCTAATAAAAGCTGTAAAGCCTCAGCGTTAA